Proteins from one Paenibacillus amylolyticus genomic window:
- a CDS encoding paeninodin family lasso peptide: protein METKKTPWQAPKLEVLDVRQQTMAGRGYKQIDWISEHDADLYNPASSS, encoded by the coding sequence CTGGAAACGAAAAAAACGCCTTGGCAGGCACCGAAATTAGAGGTTCTGGATGTGCGGCAGCAAACGATGGCTGGCCGTGGATACAAGCAAATTGATTGGATCTCCGAACATGATGCAGACTTATATAATCCAGCGTCCTCAAGTTGA
- a CDS encoding carbohydrate ABC transporter permease: MGRSQTRSDFISRIVIIGLFIILFVIIMIPFYAVALSSFKPGESLVRYGLNLSLDFEIMSFDNFIFLFTGEHDYFVWFWNSMILTIVQVVLTLFVSAFVAYGFAAYHFKGKNFLFICVLLIMMVPFEILLVPLYSLINDLGMVNSYSAIILPGIANAATIFFFRQYLRSIPKEIIQSGRVDGANEYAIYFRLIMPIMKPSFAAMAILNGMNSWNNLLWPFMVLGDQSKYTLPIGLKTLLTPYGNNYDLLIVGSFFSIVPIFILFIAFQKYFIDGMTAGAVKG, from the coding sequence GTGGGCAGAAGTCAGACGAGAAGTGATTTCATCTCTAGAATAGTCATTATTGGTTTATTCATTATACTATTCGTTATAATTATGATCCCATTCTACGCAGTGGCCCTATCTTCCTTTAAACCAGGTGAATCCTTAGTTAGATATGGTCTTAACCTAAGTTTGGATTTTGAAATCATGAGTTTTGATAATTTCATCTTTCTGTTTACTGGAGAACATGATTATTTTGTGTGGTTTTGGAATAGTATGATTTTAACCATCGTTCAAGTGGTTTTAACACTTTTTGTAAGCGCATTTGTTGCATATGGTTTTGCAGCCTATCATTTTAAAGGTAAGAACTTCCTCTTTATATGTGTTTTGCTCATTATGATGGTGCCTTTCGAAATACTGCTGGTTCCCTTGTACAGCCTAATTAATGATTTGGGAATGGTGAATAGCTATTCGGCAATCATTCTGCCCGGTATAGCCAATGCTGCGACCATATTTTTCTTCAGGCAATATCTACGAAGCATACCCAAAGAGATTATTCAATCTGGCCGGGTTGATGGCGCAAACGAGTATGCGATTTATTTCAGATTAATTATGCCGATTATGAAGCCATCCTTTGCAGCAATGGCTATTTTGAATGGTATGAATAGCTGGAATAATCTATTGTGGCCATTCATGGTGCTCGGAGATCAGAGTAAATATACACTTCCAATCGGTTTGAAGACGTTGTTAACTCCTTATGGCAATAACTATGACCTATTGATCGTGGGCTCCTTCTTCTCCATCGTTCCAATTTTCATACTGTTCATTGCTTTTCAGAAATATTTCATAGACGGTATGACTGCAGGCGCTGTTAAAGGGTAA
- a CDS encoding extracellular solute-binding protein, whose product MKKRSALIFIVTLLIMSLVFTACGNPSGSKTETRQLGANAGENATELSFWTFVDLHGKHLDKMLGLWNQQNPDKQIKLNVTVMPYDDMHNKLLLAVTSGKGAPDIADIELGKFPKFLEGDNVPLESLNDVFAPYKDAVVPSRVEIYSKADQVYGFDYHVGATLAFYNTEILEQAGVDYKTIKTWEDYKQAGIQVYEKTGKYLGTADTSASFQASLLLAQQNADFTDENGTPKVNSPEMIKALEMLVDLQKNNVIHTIPGGQPDTEEAKGEYNKGNYASALMPEWYMSRFVNEMKDLKGKYAIAPLPVFEEGNPRSVGLGGTGTVVTKNGKDVQLAKEFVAFAKLSKEATTEIWNTLGFDPINMEVWKDDAVTKNPENEYVQYFKTNAFDTLNEIKDEIQAIKSVKASPTIGNIFNTVTLNAIFEDGQDVKEALDEAQAAIEQELK is encoded by the coding sequence ATGAAAAAACGCAGTGCTTTAATCTTCATCGTTACACTCCTTATTATGTCACTTGTTTTTACTGCATGTGGTAATCCTTCTGGTTCAAAAACGGAAACACGTCAATTAGGCGCTAATGCCGGTGAGAATGCAACAGAATTATCATTTTGGACATTCGTAGATTTGCACGGCAAGCATTTGGATAAAATGCTGGGGTTATGGAACCAACAGAACCCAGACAAACAGATTAAGTTAAATGTAACGGTTATGCCTTACGATGATATGCATAACAAGCTCTTACTGGCAGTTACAAGCGGAAAAGGTGCTCCTGATATCGCGGATATTGAGCTAGGTAAATTCCCGAAATTCTTGGAAGGTGACAACGTTCCCCTGGAATCTTTGAATGATGTATTTGCACCATACAAAGACGCTGTTGTTCCTTCACGTGTCGAGATTTATTCCAAAGCCGATCAGGTTTATGGCTTTGATTATCACGTAGGTGCTACGCTTGCTTTCTACAACACTGAAATTCTCGAACAAGCGGGTGTTGACTACAAGACAATCAAAACGTGGGAAGATTACAAACAAGCAGGTATCCAGGTTTACGAAAAGACTGGCAAGTACTTAGGTACTGCTGATACATCAGCTTCGTTCCAAGCATCGCTGCTACTAGCTCAACAAAATGCTGATTTTACAGATGAAAATGGTACTCCAAAAGTGAACTCGCCTGAAATGATTAAAGCGCTTGAAATGTTAGTCGATCTGCAGAAGAACAATGTTATTCATACGATCCCTGGCGGACAACCCGACACAGAAGAAGCAAAAGGCGAATATAACAAAGGCAACTACGCAAGTGCATTAATGCCTGAGTGGTACATGTCCCGCTTTGTAAACGAAATGAAAGACCTTAAAGGTAAGTATGCAATAGCTCCATTGCCTGTATTCGAAGAAGGTAATCCTCGTTCCGTTGGCTTGGGCGGTACTGGCACTGTTGTTACCAAGAATGGTAAAGACGTTCAGTTGGCAAAAGAATTTGTGGCCTTTGCTAAGCTTTCGAAAGAAGCTACGACTGAGATCTGGAATACACTTGGATTTGACCCAATCAACATGGAAGTATGGAAAGATGATGCAGTTACGAAAAACCCTGAAAATGAATACGTCCAATACTTTAAAACAAATGCATTTGATACTTTAAATGAAATTAAGGACGAAATTCAAGCGATAAAGTCCGTTAAAGCTTCACCAACCATCGGCAATATATTCAATACGGTTACTTTGAATGCCATCTTTGAAGATGGCCAAGACGTGAAGGAAGCGTTGGATGAAGCACAAGCAGCCATTGAACAAGAATTGAAATAA
- a CDS encoding LysE family transporter produces MEIYLKYFLIGLAIAMPVGAITVEMTKQGLKNGFVHGWAVGLGGMTIDFMLIMALYFGFASVLALPFIQIPLWTIGAGFLAYLGYDSIKNADKDITPANEKTQKSFFSTYRNGLLVAVSPGNLVFWISVFGAVLSQSYSSSNTGSFVVAAIGVMSGILIHDLGLLSIVSVTRKVMSRRMIQAVSVIAGIMLIGFSLYFLYEFIVSIIRLF; encoded by the coding sequence ATGGAAATTTATCTCAAGTACTTCTTAATTGGACTAGCTATTGCTATGCCAGTTGGAGCAATCACAGTAGAAATGACGAAACAAGGACTAAAAAATGGATTCGTCCATGGTTGGGCTGTTGGTTTAGGTGGTATGACAATAGACTTCATGCTAATCATGGCATTATACTTTGGTTTTGCGTCTGTTCTCGCGTTGCCCTTTATTCAAATCCCATTATGGACTATAGGTGCCGGGTTTCTTGCTTATTTGGGCTATGACTCGATAAAAAATGCAGATAAAGATATTACACCAGCAAACGAAAAGACTCAGAAATCTTTTTTTAGTACATATCGAAATGGATTGTTGGTTGCAGTCTCACCAGGCAATTTAGTGTTTTGGATTTCTGTATTTGGTGCTGTTTTGTCACAATCGTATAGTTCTTCCAACACAGGCAGTTTCGTGGTTGCAGCAATCGGTGTAATGAGCGGAATTTTAATTCACGATCTAGGCCTCTTATCTATTGTTTCAGTCACAAGAAAAGTAATGAGTCGTCGTATGATTCAAGCGGTATCCGTAATCGCCGGTATTATGCTTATCGGTTTCTCACTCTATTTTCTCTATGAATTTATTGTGAGCATTATTCGATTGTTTTAA
- a CDS encoding nuclear transport factor 2 family protein, producing MKEEIIKKYFFMWVNRDFTCLDTYFSDDITYRECYGAMYVGLEEIHWWIKKMLLKQVVLEWKIKNIHQVNETLFFVEWYFKAKEKQLYSFDGISMIRFDGNKIRLIEEYEATHETFRPCKID from the coding sequence ATGAAAGAAGAAATTATAAAAAAATATTTCTTTATGTGGGTAAATAGAGATTTCACATGTTTAGATACGTATTTTTCTGATGATATTACCTACCGCGAATGTTATGGAGCAATGTATGTGGGTTTAGAGGAAATCCATTGGTGGATCAAAAAAATGTTACTGAAGCAAGTTGTCTTAGAATGGAAGATAAAAAATATTCATCAAGTAAATGAAACCTTATTTTTTGTAGAATGGTATTTTAAAGCAAAAGAAAAACAACTTTATTCATTTGATGGTATATCAATGATTAGATTTGATGGAAACAAAATCCGATTAATAGAAGAGTATGAAGCTACTCATGAAACGTTTAGACCATGTAAGATTGATTAA